The nucleotide window TATTAAGTCATCTAAAGCAAAAAGTCAAGCTTCAAAAATTTCAAAAATATAAGATGGGTGAGTTATTAACTTATGTTACGCATAAATTGATTTTTCATGAATTCTCCTTAGTGAAACTTGGTGATTTAGTGCCTTTGTGGCTTAATTTCTAACTTTTTCTTTTGCCACCAAGTCACAAAGACACTAAGAAATCACAAAGTGCCTAACATCAGTTATTAAAATAAGTGTAATCCATCCTCGTCTTCATAACCATAAGGGGCACGATTCATTTGAATAAGCAGATAAACAAAGCCTATGACATAAAGGAAAATTGCAAAAATCACTTAGCGCCTCTTAATTTATTTTATTTCTGACATGACTATAGTTTTCCTTTCAAGTTAAAAGGGACATTTTATTAAGAATTGCACGATTAAAATCAGATAAAAAAATAACTTGATATTATCTAACTGAAATTTGTTGACTTTCTAAGGCTTTAAGGGTAATTTTGTCAGCTAATTAAACTAACTTAATCCAGAAATACATATTGATTATGAAAGAATACCGATTTCGAATAGTGCTGATTGCTGCAGCCATAGCTCTTTGTGTTTATTTACTCTATCCAACTTATGTGGATAAACAGAATTCTAATAGGATTGATTCTGTCTTGCTTCAAAAAAGTAAAGAACTCAAGAAACAAAATCCGCAATTAACTAAATCTCAATTGGACAAAATGTTGAGGAGTGTTGAGGACAGCATAAAATCCTCCGATCCATCCATAAATGAAACGAGATTGAAACGTGTTAAACTCGGGCTTGATCTCCAAGGCGGCATGCGAGTAGTTATCGAAGTTAATACGGGTAAAATGCTTGATAAACTTGCCGGTAAAAAAACCGACGACATATTTAAACAAGTACTCGCCGAAGCGGAAAAAGAAGCTGCTTTAACTGATGATAATATTGTTGATATTGTTGGACGTAAGTTTTCAGAACGCGGAATAAGACTAAGCAAATACTTTGGAACCATTCGGGATGAAGACAGCGATATTTTAAGTCAGCTTAATAAAGATACCGAAGATGCTGTTACTCGTGCGATGGAAATTATTAGAAACCGTGTTGACCAATATGGTGTTTCTGAGCCTTCAATTCAACGCCAGGGAAGCAGAAGAATTATTGTTGAACTTCCCGGTGTTGCAAGAGAAGAAGAGGCAAAGCAGCTTTTGCAAGGCACAGCTTTATTGGAATTCAGAATTGTAAAAGATCCCGAATTAACAATTAGTGTTATGCAAAAAATTGACGACGTTCTTTCCGGCAAAGTTTTAGATGATACAACCGGAATTGATTCTACCAAACAAATAGCAGAAAATAAAACTGATTCCACAAAAGTTGATTCAACTAAAATCGCTTCGACTGATACGGCAAATAATCAGCAGCTTTCGCAGGAAGAATTTGCAAAGCAGCATCCATTTTTTGCAGTTGCACTTCTTGATCCGCAAAGCCAGGTTGCCGATGCTTATGTGAAAGAAGATGATCGAACAAAAATTACTTTGATGTTGAACAGACCCGAAGTTCAAAAAGTAATTCCTAATAATGTCGAATTTGTTTTTTCTGCAAAAGCAATTGGTACTCAGGAAGGAAAAGGAATTTATACACTTTATATGGTGAATAAAGAACCCGAACTTACTGGCAGTGTTATTACTGATGCACTTGCAAATATCGACCCAAGCTCTTCAGCACCAATTGTTAATATGACAATGAATACTGAAGGCGCAACTCAATGGGCAAGAATAACAGGCGCAAATGTGAATAAAAGAATTGCAATCATACTTGATGGTTTGGTTTTTTCTGCCCCAAATGTTAAAAATAAAATTACAGGCGGAAGAAGCCAGATTGAAGGTATGGCTAACATGGAAGAAGCAAAACTTCTTGAAATTATTTTAAAAGCCGGAGCTCTTCCTGCCCCCGTTGATATAATTGAAGAAAGATCTGTTGGACCATCCTTAGGTGAAGATTCTATTTCGAGCGGCTTTAATTCAGCCCTCATCGGGTTTCTGCTTGTTGCAGTATTTATGATAATCTATTATTTACGGGCTGGAACAATCGCATCGGCTTGCCTCATATTTACAATATTATTTATTCTCGGAATACTTGCCGGGTTTAGCGCTACACTAACTCTTTCCGGAATCGCCGGAATTATTCTAACAATAGGTATGGCCGTTGACGCCAACGTTCTTATCTTTGAAAGAATCAGAGAAGAATTAGCTACTGGTAAAACTTTGAAAGCCTCAATAGACAGCGGTTTTTCAAAAGCAAATTCTGCTATCATAGATTCTAACATAACCACTTTCTTTACAGGTATAATTCTTTATCAGTTTGGAAGCGGTCCGGTGCAAGGTTTTGCTCTTACACTGATGATTGGTATAGCTGCAAGTTTGTTCAGCGCTCTTGTAATTGCGAGAGTAATTTTTGATATAATGGTTGCCAGAGGCAGTAAAATTTCTCTCGGTTAAAAATTTTGAAATAAGGAGTTATATATTAAATGAAAATTTTTGAAAATATACACATAGATTGGCTCGGTAAAAGGAAACTGTTTTATATGCTTTCCACATCTTTGTTTCTGATTGGAATGCTCAGCATAATATTCAGAGGCTTAGGTTTCGGAATTGATTTTAAAGGCGGAACAGAAATAGTCTTACAGTTCCAAAAACCTATTAATATTTCTGATATGAGAACAGAAGTTGAAAAACTTAACCTCGGCACAATTGAAGTTAAAACCTTCGGTGGAGAAACCGGCGCACTTGTTAGAACGGAACTGCAGGAAATCCCAAAACAGGTTTATCCTAAAGTTCTAGCAAGTATTGAAAAAGAAATTGATAATACTCTTCCGGGAGTTGAGCGAAAAATAATTGATTCAACTTCCAATTCGGTAACATTTCAATTTCCTAACCCCGATACAACTAATATTCTTGTTGATAAATTATTTGAAGCCGGGTTTCAGACAAGCAAAGTTTCGGAAGAATTAACTAACACACAAATGGTAGTTAGTGTTGGAATCGGAGATTGGATCAAAGAAAATCTTCGTGATAAATATGCAGACAATCCATTTACAATTCTTAAAGAAGATAGAGTAGGTCCAAAAGTTGGCAATGAATTAAAACAGGATGCCATCATCGCAATCATTCTATCGCTAATCGTAATTTTGATTTACCTGGCATTCAGATTTAAATTCATTTTTGCTTTTGGTGCAGTGCTTGCCTTGTTTCATGATGTACTGATCACTCTTGGATTCTATGCTATCCTTTATGATGTAATTCCCGGATTAAATCTCGAAATTGATTTAACAGTTGTAGCAGCATTTCTTACACTTATCGGTTACTCAATCAATGATACAGTAATTGTTTTTGACAGAGTTAGAGAAAATCTAAAAATTCATAAAACTATGCCGCTACTTGAATTACTAAATGCAAGTATCAATCGTACAATGAGTAGAACAATTTTAACCGGCGGAACAACCCTGCTTTCTGTTACCGTACTTTTAATATTT belongs to Ignavibacteriales bacterium and includes:
- the secD gene encoding protein translocase subunit SecD; protein product: MKEYRFRIVLIAAAIALCVYLLYPTYVDKQNSNRIDSVLLQKSKELKKQNPQLTKSQLDKMLRSVEDSIKSSDPSINETRLKRVKLGLDLQGGMRVVIEVNTGKMLDKLAGKKTDDIFKQVLAEAEKEAALTDDNIVDIVGRKFSERGIRLSKYFGTIRDEDSDILSQLNKDTEDAVTRAMEIIRNRVDQYGVSEPSIQRQGSRRIIVELPGVAREEEAKQLLQGTALLEFRIVKDPELTISVMQKIDDVLSGKVLDDTTGIDSTKQIAENKTDSTKVDSTKIASTDTANNQQLSQEEFAKQHPFFAVALLDPQSQVADAYVKEDDRTKITLMLNRPEVQKVIPNNVEFVFSAKAIGTQEGKGIYTLYMVNKEPELTGSVITDALANIDPSSSAPIVNMTMNTEGATQWARITGANVNKRIAIILDGLVFSAPNVKNKITGGRSQIEGMANMEEAKLLEIILKAGALPAPVDIIEERSVGPSLGEDSISSGFNSALIGFLLVAVFMIIYYLRAGTIASACLIFTILFILGILAGFSATLTLSGIAGIILTIGMAVDANVLIFERIREELATGKTLKASIDSGFSKANSAIIDSNITTFFTGIILYQFGSGPVQGFALTLMIGIAASLFSALVIARVIFDIMVARGSKISLG
- the secF gene encoding protein translocase subunit SecF, giving the protein MKIFENIHIDWLGKRKLFYMLSTSLFLIGMLSIIFRGLGFGIDFKGGTEIVLQFQKPINISDMRTEVEKLNLGTIEVKTFGGETGALVRTELQEIPKQVYPKVLASIEKEIDNTLPGVERKIIDSTSNSVTFQFPNPDTTNILVDKLFEAGFQTSKVSEELTNTQMVVSVGIGDWIKENLRDKYADNPFTILKEDRVGPKVGNELKQDAIIAIILSLIVILIYLAFRFKFIFAFGAVLALFHDVLITLGFYAILYDVIPGLNLEIDLTVVAAFLTLIGYSINDTVIVFDRVRENLKIHKTMPLLELLNASINRTMSRTILTGGTTLLSVTVLLIFGGEVLRAFAFTLFFGIIIGTYSSIFVASALVLEYATKYNKKVQF